A stretch of DNA from Opisthocomus hoazin isolate bOpiHoa1 chromosome 15, bOpiHoa1.hap1, whole genome shotgun sequence:
CCGCTTCACCTCTGCGGAGAGAAGGGAGATGGGCAGAGgggccggccgggacccccggcgTCGTCCCCGGGGAGCTCCCGTcgcggggggctggcgggcgcCTACctgggctgccggggctggggatgGGCACCTTCTTGGGGACGGGCACCTTCTGCGGCGGCTGCGGCAGCACGGGCTTGGGGGACACCGGCGGCTTGAAGGGCTTCTTGGGCTCGGCGGGAGCGGGGACGGCGTCGGGGTGGGCAGcgggcggcggggtggggggctcagccccgctcaGCTCCGAGGCCGGCCGCCGCTTGACGGTGCCGGTGCCGTTCTGGTAGACGGCGAGCGGGGCCGGCTCCAGCGCCGGCTCCTTCTCCTTGGCCTTGGGCCGGCGCTTGACGGTGTCGGACTCGGTGAGGACGAAGCGGACGCCGTCCTGCTGGCTCTGCCGGGCCCGCAGCCGGCGCTTCAGCGTGGCGCTGGCCTCCACCTTGGCCAGGTCGCCATGGCGGGGGGACAGCCCCTCGCCCGCttccccccgcgccggccccagcGGCCGCGGCCGCGGCTTGATGGTGAGGTTGCCCTCCTCGGCGAAGGGGATGCCGTCCGGGGAGCCGCCGCGCTCCACCCGCAGCCGCTCGCCGGGGCCGTCGGTGCCCGCCTCCGCCCGCACGCTGTCGGCACGCTCGCGGCGGGCGGCCAGCCCGGTGACGGGGCCGCTGATGGTCCGGCGCCGGTTCACCACCTCCCCGTCCAGGCCGATGGCCTCCTTGTGCTTGACGGTGGCCAGGACGGTGGCGACGCGGGCGCGCTCAGGGCTGCCCGGCTGCAGGTAGTAGCCCTCGGGTGCCTTGGCCGGCCCCGGCGCGCCGCTCCCGTGCGGCTTCTGCAGCGCcagcgcccgcgccccgccgccgatGGACGACATCTCCAGCATGGCGGCGATGCTGCGCACGCTGCCGGCGCTGCCCGTGTCCACGCTGCCGCCCAGGTCGCTGGCCCGGCGCTGCTCCCGGCGGctctcggcggcggcggggggcccggcggccACCTCGCCGTCACCGTCCTTGGGGAAGTCCTCGGCCATGCCGGCGCTGGAGATGGCGGAGCTGGAGCGCTtggggggtggcggcggcggcccctTCTTCTTGGGGCGGACGGCGAAGGACTGGCTGCGGTTGACGTTCTTGTCGGTGCCGGCGGGCGCCCGCACCGAGTGGCTGCGCCCCACGCGCCGCTGCACCGTGGCGTAGGGCCCCGCGTCCGGCACCAGCAGCTCGTCCCGCTCCGGCTCGCCGTCGGAAGCGGCGTAGCGGTTCAGGCTGTGGGCCCGCTTCTTCGGCCGCCCCGGCTCCTCCTCGCCCTCGCTCGCCGGCGGCAGGCacagcaccggcaccgggacGGGCGGGACGGGCGCGCCCATGGGTGCCCCCTCGCCCTCGGCGGGCTGCGGCAGGACGTAGGCGAAGCCGCGGTGGGTGGGCGactggggcagggagcggggcgacGCGGGGCGCTCGCCCGGCGGCAGCAGCTGCGGGGTGGGCTTCACCTTGGCGGTGGCGGCCGGCGGGCCCTGCGGCGAAGGGGGACGCGGCTTGGCGGGGGTCTGCGGCGGCGTCAGGTGCCCGCCGGCGGGCGGGAAGGGCTGCCGGGGCTTGCCGGGCACGGGTGGCACGCTGGCACGCTTGACGGGGTGGCcgtggcggggcgggcggccgtcCTTGGGCAGCGCTGGGGGTCCCTCGCCGGCCCCCTCGGCCAGGTACTCCTGGCTCTTGGAGATGGCGGCGGCAGGAGGGGCGCGGGGACCgtcccccagcagctcctgcgaGCTGCTCATCAGCCTGGCGCGGCCGCCCAGCGCCGGGGGCGAGCGGTAGCCGGGGGCCGCGGGGTTCGCCGCCTTCTCGGGGGGCTCCTCGGGGGCTTCGCCCGTCATGGCCACCTGCAGCTCGCTGCTGAGCTCGCTGTCCTGGAAGGTGCTCAGCTTGGGCGACTGGCACTCGGGTGGCTCCGGCGGGGGGGACTCGATGGCCAGCACCTCCGGGCACGCCGCCGTCGCCTTCCTCTTCAGCGTGCCCGGCTCGTACTTGCCCAGCTCGGCACGCTGCAGCTCCGCCAGCTTCTTCACCGCCAGCATCAGCTTCTTCTGGTGGCCTGGGGGACACCACGGGGCATCAGAGCCGTGCCGGGGGCTGCCGCGGCCGGCGCTGCGGAGCGGGACCTTACCCAGCTTGGTGATGCCGATCTCCTGGAGGTCCTCCCAGGTGATGTCGGTGATGAAGTCGATGTTCTCGTAGCCGTTCTCCACCAGCACCTTGTAGTACTGGGAGAGGCCGATCATGGAGAGCCACAGCGCCAGGTTGGCCTGGGAGGGGGCGCAGGGCACGGCTCAGCGCCGGCTGGCAGCGGGCTCCGGCCTCGGCACCACCGTGCCCACGCCACGCGGGTGCTGCCATCTCCACGGGGGACAGCCCCAGGGGGTGCCCCTTGTCCCCACGCTGTCCCTGTGCTCCGCAGTCACCCGGTGCCatgcccagccccgtccccatGGGAAGCCCCTTCCCGTGCCCAGCCGACGGGGCAGGAGGGGTGCCAGGGGACACGCGGTGCCACGTCCACGCCGCGGCAGCTGCCACCGGCCCAACGGTCCCCGAGCCGTCGGGAGGGGACGCGCACAGCTTCAGGCCCACGGGATGCAGGTGCCATTGGGCAGCGGCGACCCAGCTCCCACCCTCACCCCTCTGTGCCACCCCCTCCCGGGAGGGGCTCCCCGCATGGCCGGGTCCCCAGCGCCGCCCTGGTGGTGGCTttggcacccccggccccgcacagccCTCACCGGCTTGTACTCCGGCAGCCACTCGGGGATGTTGAGGCTGTTGATCTCGGAGGCGATCTTCTTCCTGTGCCCCGGCTTGGTGACACCGATGGCCGTCAGGTcctggggcagagagggggggggggtcagcgccGTCCCGCACCGCCcgtgccccgctccccgcggcaccGGCCAGCGCCGGCGTCCCCGTGGCCTCACCTCCGGCGTCATTCGGCTGATGGTGGTGATGTCGTAGCCGGCGTTGATGAAGTTCGGCGCGTAGAGCTGCAGCTGGAACTTGCAGAGCCACTGGTACACGGCCTCCGAGCTCTGGAAGAGGGATGGCGTGGCtcggggcagccctggggacagggacacgccACCCACGTCCCCCGGGGCTGTccccacagaatggcaggggttggaggggacctctgtgggtcatctagtccagtgcCGGCAGGACGACCTGGCTGGGAGCCGGCACCGCAGAGTGGCTGCATGGCCCCATGGTTCTGTCCCCATGGCACGTGTCTGTCCCCCGGGGACAGCATGCGGGGGGCTGGTGCCCGGGAgcgggggtcccggccgccgCAGGGACGGCTCACAGCACCGGCTCACGGCACAGCACCCCACAGGCACCGCCATCACGGCCGGCACCCCGAGCCCTGCCAGCCGCGGTGGCCGTGGCACAGGGCTGCCGCGGTGCCCACGGCTGTAGGTGTGGGGTCCTGTCCCCCCACCCGGCACCCCCCCCGCTCACCTTCCCCTCCGACGGCGGCTCCATCTTCTTcagcgggggctcggcggggggctgcggggcgtaGGGGGAGCTGGCCACGCTCTGCGACCGCGACGAACCTGCCGGAGAGGCAGCGGTCAGCGGGTCTGGGGTCACGCGCCCCCGGGCTCCGGCCaagtgaggtggggggggggggctgagcccccacCCTGGGTGGGATGGCACAGCCACGGCCCCCGGGTCGGCCGGGCCAGGGTGGGCATGGGAGAGTGACCCTCACCCCAGCACAGCGGCCCggagcaccctggggtgccccaACTGTGGGGTCTGCTCCCCCAGGACAGGCAGGGGGGGTGCGGACCACCGTGCCCAGGCACTGCTGGGCAGACCACTGCCCATATTGCTGCCTGCTGGTGACACTGGCTGCACTGGGACGGGGGTCTGCAGGGCACCCGGCCACCCACACTGCAGCACACAGCTCCCGGGTGCCACGGCGCTGCTGCCCTCGCCCACCCACCCAGTGCCAGgcgagcccccagcccagccggggGGTCAGGGTGCCGCAACGCCCTCCGCCCAGTGCGGCCTCGAGCAGGGGGACCCAGCCGGACCCCTCCTCCGGAGCGGGTTTCCCGGGCTGCCCACCACCCCCAGACCCCAAGGGGTCCCGTTGCCCACagccccccggccctgctcctCCGGCGGGACCCCCAGCGCGGGACGGGGCTCACCCACCCGCCGTGCCCCACGGTGAGGGGcctggctggggagggcaggctgCACAAGCTGCCTcatcgtccccccccccccgggacccccgcagaggcagccctgctgcgcccacccgccagccccgggggtgACAGGGGCTGCCCAGCAATTTCTGCCTCGCGTTTCTGGTCAGGAACAGCgagcgcagccccttccccaccccactaaCTGGCATCTGCATCCTGGGTGGGTGTgagcatcccccccaccccccaccccgcgggTCTGCACCCTCCCGGCATCTGCACCCCTCTGGGGTgggcaccctcctcgcatgcgcAGCCCCCTGCCATGTGCAGTTCCCTCATGGCTGCATCCCACCTGCGcgtgcacaccccccccccccacaacccccccacAACGTCTGCATCCCCCCCCCCGGCAATGtctgcatccccccccccccatgtgcatcccccctccccaagtCTCCAGCCCTGCTGCGTGTGCATCCCCCCGCGCGTTCCTCCATCctccctgcctgtgccccccccTCGCCCACCCCCCCACGGCGTGGGTACCCCCGCGGCACGGCCATgctcctgctgccagggcagcccccgTCACAGCCCCCCGACCGGCGCAAGGTAGGGGGCCCCAGGCAGGGAAGGGTCTGGGGAGCAGCGCTGTCCCCCCCccacgccgcccccccaccccacgcgGGACCCCCACTAACCGAGGCAGGAGAAGGCCTGGCAGCAGCCGAAAGGCGAGAGAGTCATTTTTTTACCCACACGTTTATCTTCTGGCGAcggggagggggtggagggggcgggggggggtgccgtggcaataaaataaaaaataaaaaaaaggagaaatcccgtctcggcggcggggcgcgggcggctcgGGCTGCGGCAGCCGGCCGGCGGCACGCACCTGCGGCGACGACGTCCTGCGCCTTGGCCGGCCCGTCGCCCACGGCACTCTCTTGCGCAGAAGCCTTCTGGGAGAGGACGGTTGCCAGCAGCTGAAAAACACCCCGGGAAgggggggagagcaggcaggagtgaGGCGGCGGGCGGTGGGTGCCATGGGTAccgcgggtgctgtgggtgccgtgGGTGCCATGGGTACAGCGGGTACTGCGGATGCCGTGGGTACTGTGGATGCTGTGGGTGCCGTGGGTACCGTGGGTACCGTGGGTACCACGGATGTCATGGGTACCGTGGGTACCGCGGATGCTGTGGGTACCGCGGGTACCGTGGATGCTGTGGGTGCCGTGGGTACCGCGGGTACCGCGGATGCTGTGGGTGCCGTGGGTACCGTGGGTTCCATGCATGTCATGGGTGCCATGGGTACCGCAGATGCTGTGGGTGACATGGGTACCATGGATGCTGTGGGTGCCGTGGGTACCGTGGATGCTGTGGGTACCGTGGGTACCGCAGATGCTGTGGGTGCCGTGGGTACTGCGGGTACCACGGATGCTGTGGGTGCCATGGGTACCACGGATGCCATGGGTGCCATGGGTACCGTGGGTACCGCGGATGCTGTGGGTGCCGTGGGTACTGCGGATGCTGTGGGTACCATGGGTACCACGGATGTCATGGGTGCCATGGGTACCGTGGGTACTGCGGATGCTGTGGGTACCGCGGGTACCACGGATGTCATGGGCCGTGGGTACCGCGGATGCTGTGGGTACCGCGGGTACCACGGATGTCATGGGTGCCATGGGTACCGTGGGTACCGCGGATGctgcggcggccgccccgccacCAAAccaggggcgagggtgggcagggaggggcgCAGCGCGGGtgcgggctgcggcgggcagagCGGCACAGATGGTGCTTCGCAGGCGGCAGGAGCCCGCGGCACCCCGAATCCTGCCTGGCGCGCGGCCAGCGCCGGCTGCCAGGGCCGACtgcagggctccccccaccccacgccccccccccgcccgcaaaGCGGAGCCCCCCACGTGGACCCCGTGCCCAGCCGTGCCGCAGGCAGGGTGCCAGAGGAGGGGGGCTCGGGGGGACGGGACGCTGGCAGGGGACACAGTGCAGGGGGCGATGtgcaggcagcagcgggcagcgtgGCGGCAGCATGCGGGGGGCTGCGTGGCAGCAGCGTGcagggggctgggtgctggcagcatGCGGGGGGCTGCGTGGCGGCAGCATGCGGGGGGCTGCATGCTGGCAGCGTGCGGGGGGCTGCGCAGAGGTGGCAGCGCGCCGTGCAGCGTCCCCTGTGAGCAGCCACCACGGCACGCAGTCTGCACACGTCGTGCCCCGGGTGAGCCCTGGTCCAGCCAGCAGCCGGGGGCCAGGCGGGAGGGGACACACCAGTGGCCACCGTGGGTGACAGCCATG
This window harbors:
- the CASKIN1 gene encoding caskin-1 isoform X1; the encoded protein is MGKDQELVQAVKAEDVAAVQKLLQRPKPGKAKLLGSAKKVNVNFQDTDGFSALHHAALNGNTELISLLLEAQAAVDIKDNKGMRPLHYAAWQGKKEPMKMVLKAGSSVNIPSDEGQIPLHLAAQHGHYDVSEMLLQHQSNPCIMDNSGKTPLDLACEFGRVGVVQLLLNSNMCAALLEPKLGDAADPNGTSPLHLAAKNGHIDIIRLLLQAGIDINRQTKAGTALHEAALCGKTDVVRLLLDSGINAHVRNTYNQTALDIVNQFTTSQASKEIKQMLRDASAALQVRAVKDYCNNYDLTSLNVKAGDVITVLEQHADGRWKGCIHDNRTGNDRVGYFPSSLVEAISKRAGSWETVTIPQHYQKIPLPPYGAAVLNGDASSHPFHSLPPPPPPPPHSHPTLFSSFGYRRLCPSRADEPRDGQGSRGADVSPSHLSPSQGGSAPTEEIWVLRKPFAGGDRSSLGSTGSVASARSSGSGQSAGSGVHALHAGSEGVKLLATVLSQKASAQESAVGDGPAKAQDVVAAGSSRSQSVASSPYAPQPPAEPPLKKMEPPSEGKSSEAVYQWLCKFQLQLYAPNFINAGYDITTISRMTPEDLTAIGVTKPGHRKKIASEINSLNIPEWLPEYKPANLALWLSMIGLSQYYKVLVENGYENIDFITDITWEDLQEIGITKLGHQKKLMLAVKKLAELQRAELGKYEPGTLKRKATAACPEVLAIESPPPEPPECQSPKLSTFQDSELSSELQVAMTGEAPEEPPEKAANPAAPGYRSPPALGGRARLMSSSQELLGDGPRAPPAAAISKSQEYLAEGAGEGPPALPKDGRPPRHGHPVKRASVPPVPGKPRQPFPPAGGHLTPPQTPAKPRPPSPQGPPAATAKVKPTPQLLPPGERPASPRSLPQSPTHRGFAYVLPQPAEGEGAPMGAPVPPVPVPVLCLPPASEGEEEPGRPKKRAHSLNRYAASDGEPERDELLVPDAGPYATVQRRVGRSHSVRAPAGTDKNVNRSQSFAVRPKKKGPPPPPPKRSSSAISSAGMAEDFPKDGDGEVAAGPPAAAESRREQRRASDLGGSVDTGSAGSVRSIAAMLEMSSIGGGARALALQKPHGSGAPGPAKAPEGYYLQPGSPERARVATVLATVKHKEAIGLDGEVVNRRRTISGPVTGLAARRERADSVRAEAGTDGPGERLRVERGGSPDGIPFAEEGNLTIKPRPRPLGPARGEAGEGLSPRHGDLAKVEASATLKRRLRARQSQQDGVRFVLTESDTVKRRPKAKEKEPALEPAPLAVYQNGTGTVKRRPASELSGAEPPTPPPAAHPDAVPAPAEPKKPFKPPVSPKPVLPQPPQKVPVPKKVPIPSPGSPEVKRGHGTPPPVSPKPAPPPTAPKPPKPHAAIQSVSASSTPAPSPARQPGTAAAKPSSTPPSLCSSPAKPLSPGAQPQQVPVKPPRSAITGPSVDSAGPELAQQKLEETSASLAAALQAVEEKIKQEDSQAADSAAESKSTVSILDDIGSMFDDLADQLDAMLE
- the CASKIN1 gene encoding caskin-1 isoform X2, which codes for MGKDQELVQAVKAEDVAAVQKLLQRPKPGKAKLLGSAKKVNVNFQDTDGFSALHHAALNGNTELISLLLEAQAAVDIKDNKGMRPLHYAAWQGKKEPMKMVLKAGSSVNIPSDEGQIPLHLAAQHGHYDVSEMLLQHQSNPCIMDNSGKTPLDLACEFGRVGVVQLLLNSNMCAALLEPKLGDAADPNGTSPLHLAAKNGHIDIIRLLLQAGIDINRQTKAGTALHEAALCGKTDVVRLLLDSGINAHVRNTYNQTALDIVNQFTTSQASKEIKQMLRDASAALQVRAVKDYCNNYDLTSLNVKAGDVITVLEQHADGRWKGCIHDNRTGNDRVGYFPSSLVEAISKRAGSRGADVSPSHLSPSQGGSAPTEEIWVLRKPFAGGDRSSLGSTGSVASARSSGSGQSAGSGVHALHAGSEGVKLLATVLSQKASAQESAVGDGPAKAQDVVAAGSSRSQSVASSPYAPQPPAEPPLKKMEPPSEGKSSEAVYQWLCKFQLQLYAPNFINAGYDITTISRMTPEDLTAIGVTKPGHRKKIASEINSLNIPEWLPEYKPANLALWLSMIGLSQYYKVLVENGYENIDFITDITWEDLQEIGITKLGHQKKLMLAVKKLAELQRAELGKYEPGTLKRKATAACPEVLAIESPPPEPPECQSPKLSTFQDSELSSELQVAMTGEAPEEPPEKAANPAAPGYRSPPALGGRARLMSSSQELLGDGPRAPPAAAISKSQEYLAEGAGEGPPALPKDGRPPRHGHPVKRASVPPVPGKPRQPFPPAGGHLTPPQTPAKPRPPSPQGPPAATAKVKPTPQLLPPGERPASPRSLPQSPTHRGFAYVLPQPAEGEGAPMGAPVPPVPVPVLCLPPASEGEEEPGRPKKRAHSLNRYAASDGEPERDELLVPDAGPYATVQRRVGRSHSVRAPAGTDKNVNRSQSFAVRPKKKGPPPPPPKRSSSAISSAGMAEDFPKDGDGEVAAGPPAAAESRREQRRASDLGGSVDTGSAGSVRSIAAMLEMSSIGGGARALALQKPHGSGAPGPAKAPEGYYLQPGSPERARVATVLATVKHKEAIGLDGEVVNRRRTISGPVTGLAARRERADSVRAEAGTDGPGERLRVERGGSPDGIPFAEEGNLTIKPRPRPLGPARGEAGEGLSPRHGDLAKVEASATLKRRLRARQSQQDGVRFVLTESDTVKRRPKAKEKEPALEPAPLAVYQNGTGTVKRRPASELSGAEPPTPPPAAHPDAVPAPAEPKKPFKPPVSPKPVLPQPPQKVPVPKKVPIPSPGSPEVKRGHGTPPPVSPKPAPPPTAPKPPKPHAAIQSVSASSTPAPSPARQPGTAAAKPSSTPPSLCSSPAKPLSPGAQPQQVPVKPPRSAITGPSVDSAGPELAQQKLEETSASLAAALQAVEEKIKQEDSQAADSAAESKSTVSILDDIGSMFDDLADQLDAMLE